In one Streptomyces sp. NBC_01241 genomic region, the following are encoded:
- the trpA gene encoding tryptophan synthase subunit alpha — protein MATADHLHTLLTQPHCALGVFIPAGVHQTDVQCRQLDHLAQSGADLFEIGLPCANPVLDGRLIRSAYHRALSEGDVIDRTVRAVAHAASLRPTVVMTYWEPVRRHGPEHLARLLADAGAAGMMVVDLPREETLRWHQAAHAAGLSAPRLVPRATRDSDLPVAADGASGWLYAPASTGPTGYQGPLDLTALGAFTQRLRAASPLPVVSGVGISSPGLAARVAPLVDAVVIGTPIVRALLSDSAPAAAVTASFAQALHTRIGAARDA, from the coding sequence CTGGCAACCGCCGACCACCTCCACACGCTCCTCACCCAACCCCATTGCGCGCTCGGGGTTTTCATCCCGGCCGGCGTGCACCAGACGGACGTCCAGTGCCGCCAGCTCGACCACCTCGCCCAGTCCGGGGCCGACCTGTTCGAGATCGGCCTGCCCTGTGCCAACCCGGTCCTCGACGGCCGACTCATCCGGTCCGCCTACCACCGCGCCCTGTCCGAGGGGGACGTCATCGACCGCACCGTCCGTGCCGTGGCACATGCCGCGTCGCTGCGGCCGACGGTGGTCATGACCTACTGGGAACCGGTCCGCCGCCACGGTCCCGAACACCTGGCTCGCCTGCTCGCCGATGCGGGCGCTGCGGGAATGATGGTGGTCGACCTGCCTCGCGAGGAGACGCTCCGCTGGCACCAGGCCGCCCACGCCGCCGGACTGTCCGCGCCGCGCCTCGTTCCGCGCGCTACTCGGGACAGCGACCTCCCTGTCGCGGCCGACGGTGCGTCCGGCTGGCTCTACGCACCCGCAAGCACCGGCCCCACCGGTTATCAGGGCCCGCTCGACCTGACGGCCCTCGGCGCCTTCACCCAGCGGCTGCGCGCCGCGAGTCCGCTGCCCGTGGTCTCGGGCGTGGGTATCTCCAGCCCTGGCCTCGCCGCCCGCGTGGCGCCACTGGTCGACGCCGTCGTCATCGGCACGCCCATCGTCCGGGCTCTGCTGTCGGACTCTGCCCCGGCCGCCGCGGTGACGGCCTCGTTCGCCCAGGCCCTGCACACCCGGATCGGCGCGGCCCGCGATGCCTGA
- a CDS encoding type IV secretory system conjugative DNA transfer family protein — MPQPNSTSTDGYDIAFRVLGVALAIAVPLANLAWVGGTITARITDADTGAPYQPVAALLHPEQLWPHLGETSLLIGTRIVPGALLLSLAVTAAVLYKRHKDGGSRRKKRVVGMAKHKDIEPLMSKAITAKARSLRPSLKDAKHIEAADSGILLGNLQGTKYEVRMGYEDVAVAIMAPRSGKTTSLAIPSILAAPGPVLLTSNKAAGDAYTATIDARAAVGRTWSMDPQQIAHAERAMWWNPLADAKTLDGAGRLAGHFLAASVDASQQGDFWSKAGSNILSQLFLAAALAERPITDVMAWLAFPADRTPLDILRDHGFAAVAAQLKGTVEGPPETRDGIYETARQYAAALLNTEIAAWVTPQKNVPEFTPSTFVTSKDTLYLLSKDGGGGASALIAACADSVMRAATAQAERAGGRLDPPMLAILDEAANVCKISDLPDLYSHLGSRGIIPMTILQSYRQGQKVWGDAGMDAMWSASTIKVIGSGIDDPDFADKLSRLIGDHDVETTSTSTSDSGKSTSVSMRQERILAADAIRALPKGTALAFATGLRAAMLDLRPWYLEPGARELSAASARASKGITERAVAKATPKQSDFGPAA, encoded by the coding sequence TTGCCCCAGCCCAACTCCACGTCCACCGACGGATACGACATAGCCTTCCGCGTCCTGGGCGTCGCCCTTGCCATCGCGGTCCCCCTGGCCAACCTGGCCTGGGTGGGCGGCACCATCACCGCCCGGATCACCGACGCCGACACCGGTGCCCCGTACCAGCCCGTCGCCGCCCTGCTCCATCCCGAGCAGCTGTGGCCCCACCTCGGTGAAACGTCCCTGCTGATCGGGACACGCATCGTTCCCGGCGCCCTGCTGCTGTCCCTCGCCGTCACCGCCGCCGTGCTCTACAAGCGGCACAAGGACGGCGGAAGCCGACGCAAGAAGCGCGTCGTGGGCATGGCCAAGCACAAGGACATCGAACCTCTGATGTCCAAGGCCATCACCGCCAAGGCCCGCTCGCTGCGCCCGAGTTTGAAGGACGCCAAGCACATCGAGGCAGCCGATTCCGGCATCCTGCTCGGCAACCTCCAGGGCACCAAGTACGAGGTGCGGATGGGATACGAGGACGTGGCCGTCGCGATCATGGCGCCCCGCTCCGGGAAGACCACCAGCCTGGCGATCCCCTCCATCCTGGCGGCGCCCGGCCCGGTCCTGCTCACCTCCAACAAGGCCGCCGGGGATGCCTACACCGCGACGATCGACGCGCGGGCAGCCGTCGGCCGGACCTGGTCGATGGACCCGCAGCAGATCGCCCACGCTGAACGGGCAATGTGGTGGAATCCCCTGGCCGACGCCAAGACCCTCGACGGTGCCGGGCGCCTTGCCGGCCACTTCCTCGCCGCCAGCGTCGACGCCAGTCAGCAGGGTGACTTCTGGTCCAAGGCCGGGTCGAACATCCTGAGCCAGCTGTTCTTGGCAGCCGCGCTCGCCGAGAGGCCGATCACCGACGTGATGGCCTGGCTCGCCTTCCCCGCCGACCGAACCCCGCTCGACATCCTGCGTGACCACGGCTTCGCCGCAGTGGCCGCTCAGCTCAAGGGAACGGTGGAGGGGCCGCCCGAGACACGCGACGGCATCTATGAGACGGCCCGCCAGTACGCCGCAGCCCTCCTCAACACGGAGATCGCCGCCTGGGTGACCCCGCAGAAGAACGTTCCGGAGTTCACGCCGTCCACGTTCGTCACCTCGAAGGACACGCTCTACCTGCTGTCGAAGGACGGCGGAGGCGGTGCCAGCGCACTGATCGCCGCGTGCGCGGACAGCGTGATGCGGGCCGCGACCGCTCAGGCCGAACGTGCTGGTGGACGCCTCGACCCGCCGATGCTCGCGATCCTCGACGAGGCCGCGAACGTGTGCAAGATCTCAGACTTGCCTGACCTGTACTCCCACCTCGGCTCGCGGGGCATCATCCCGATGACGATCCTGCAGTCCTACCGCCAGGGCCAGAAAGTGTGGGGCGACGCCGGCATGGACGCCATGTGGAGCGCCTCCACCATCAAGGTCATCGGCTCCGGCATCGACGACCCGGACTTCGCGGACAAGCTGTCCCGCCTGATCGGCGACCACGATGTCGAGACGACCTCAACCTCGACCTCGGATTCGGGGAAGTCCACCTCCGTGTCGATGCGGCAGGAACGAATCCTGGCCGCCGACGCCATCCGCGCCCTGCCCAAGGGCACCGCGCTCGCGTTCGCCACCGGCCTGCGAGCGGCCATGCTCGACCTGCGCCCCTGGTATCTCGAGCCCGGCGCCCGCGAACTCTCCGCCGCCTCCGCCCGCGCGTCCAAGGGCATCACCGAACGCGCCGTCGCCAAGGCGACGCCGAAGCAGAGCGACTTCGGCCCGGCCGCTTAA
- a CDS encoding DUF317 domain-containing protein: MTESIEQTLISPRYLAGSGDPAWVTVPLRRACGWSTAGDPLVPRVILTSPDQLAQLRIVPDPDPAEPWWTLRHAHHGGQRAWEITFDAQTPVEIIAAVTDTLTAPAPSPTASVDPYDPLRAAGWHAPHHHDGRTSPKGMTSPDGLARVDRIVDESGRSAGWIVETSVHHLPAIWRAYADGNTPSHVASAFFGALADTTPLIRHPHRVPPLAVTHGSTSTRQVSAESVAFALRNRTTALAQRNPAAPPSAPPAPPHAPTARRAR, translated from the coding sequence CAGACGCTCATATCGCCCCGCTATCTGGCCGGTAGCGGCGACCCGGCCTGGGTCACTGTTCCCCTCCGCCGCGCCTGCGGCTGGAGCACCGCCGGAGATCCGCTGGTGCCGCGGGTCATCCTCACCAGCCCCGACCAGCTAGCCCAGCTGCGGATCGTGCCGGACCCGGACCCGGCCGAGCCGTGGTGGACCCTGCGTCATGCGCATCACGGCGGTCAACGCGCCTGGGAGATCACCTTCGACGCCCAGACTCCGGTCGAGATCATCGCCGCGGTCACCGACACGCTCACCGCCCCCGCCCCATCGCCGACGGCGTCGGTCGACCCATACGATCCGCTGCGCGCGGCGGGCTGGCATGCTCCCCACCACCACGACGGTCGCACCTCACCCAAGGGGATGACTTCCCCCGACGGCCTGGCACGGGTCGACCGGATCGTCGACGAGAGCGGACGCAGCGCCGGCTGGATCGTCGAAACGTCCGTCCATCACCTCCCCGCCATCTGGCGCGCGTATGCAGACGGCAACACCCCCTCCCACGTGGCCTCCGCGTTCTTCGGCGCGCTGGCCGACACGACGCCCCTCATCCGGCATCCACACCGCGTTCCCCCTCTGGCCGTCACTCACGGCAGTACCAGCACACGGCAGGTCAGCGCAGAGTCCGTCGCCTTCGCGCTCAGGAACCGCACCACCGCCCTCGCCCAGCGGAACCCCGCAGCGCCGCCGTCGGCGCCTCCCGCTCCGCCGCACGCCCCCACGGCGCGTCGAGCCCGCTGA